A genomic stretch from Armatimonadota bacterium includes:
- a CDS encoding GHMP kinase gives MVLKVSAPGRICLFGEHQDFLGLPVVAAAINLRFHIEGTPRYDSRIEIEMPDVGEKQSIDLSGELAYTVKRDYLRSCINVLRRTGWQMTQGWDCTFRSTIPINAGVSSSSAMIVAWLRFLQEAAKASVSSPDDLARLAHQAEVLEFGEPGGMMDHFAAALGGFIYVDCRPPFKAEHLPIRLDGFILGDSLQKKDTLGTLGGSRNDVRIGLDFLAKAYPRFDLHTTPNDEVWELLDRTPEAVRRKVRANLINRDITVEAMKMLRSRIVNPPELGCLLYKHHEQLRDGIGVSTPKIDAMLDAAMDAGALGGKINGSGGGGCMFVYAPGAEDEAAEALEREGGKAYKLAIDTGARADE, from the coding sequence ATGGTTTTGAAAGTATCTGCTCCCGGCCGCATCTGCTTGTTCGGCGAGCATCAGGACTTCCTGGGGCTGCCGGTCGTCGCGGCGGCGATCAACCTTCGCTTCCACATTGAAGGCACGCCGCGATATGACTCTCGCATCGAGATCGAAATGCCGGACGTTGGCGAGAAGCAAAGCATCGATCTCTCGGGCGAACTGGCGTACACCGTGAAGCGGGACTATCTCCGCTCGTGCATCAACGTCCTGCGCCGGACCGGATGGCAGATGACCCAGGGCTGGGACTGCACCTTCCGAAGCACCATTCCGATCAATGCCGGGGTCTCCAGCTCTTCGGCGATGATCGTCGCGTGGCTTCGATTCCTGCAGGAAGCTGCGAAAGCTTCGGTCTCCAGCCCGGACGATCTTGCGAGACTGGCACACCAGGCGGAGGTCTTGGAGTTCGGCGAGCCGGGCGGCATGATGGACCACTTCGCCGCGGCGCTGGGTGGGTTCATCTACGTAGACTGCCGGCCGCCCTTCAAGGCAGAGCACCTGCCGATCAGGCTCGATGGTTTCATCCTCGGCGACTCACTCCAGAAGAAGGATACCCTCGGCACGCTTGGTGGCTCGAGGAACGATGTTCGCATTGGCCTCGATTTCCTGGCAAAGGCGTACCCTCGCTTCGACCTTCACACGACGCCAAATGATGAGGTGTGGGAACTGCTCGACCGCACGCCCGAAGCCGTCAGGCGGAAGGTCCGGGCGAATCTCATCAACCGCGACATCACGGTCGAGGCAATGAAGATGCTCCGCTCACGCATCGTCAATCCGCCGGAACTCGGCTGCCTGCTCTACAAGCACCACGAGCAACTGCGCGACGGCATCGGCGTCTCGACCCCTAAGATCGACGCGATGCTCGACGCGGCGATGGACGCAGGGGCACTCGGCGGGAAGATCAACGGCTCGGGCGGTGGCGGTTGCATGTTCGTCTACGCACCGGGAGCGGAGGATGAAGCCGCCGAGGCGCTCGAACGCGAGGGCGGGAAGGCGTACAAGCTGGCGATCGACACAGGCGCGAGGGCCGACGAATGA
- a CDS encoding NTP transferase domain-containing protein, whose translation MKAVIVAAGRGNRMMPLTADTPKPLLLLHGRPILEHILLGLKDAGVKDVLIVVKYLGEKIAEYFGDGSKLGMRVSYVEQTGPMGTGSALLSAEPWVGDEPFMLLWGDVLMESHNYRRLRELYARYPCDLISSLNWMDDPCAGSSNEVEGDRIVRIVEKPAPGTAKSNWNQAGLFVCTTAVIEAMKVCGLSPRGEIEFTAGVELLLGQGKDVRWMPVQGFWSDVGTPEILAALEASDLT comes from the coding sequence ATGAAGGCAGTCATCGTCGCCGCCGGTCGTGGGAACCGCATGATGCCGCTCACGGCCGACACGCCGAAGCCGCTGCTCCTACTCCACGGACGCCCGATACTCGAGCACATCCTGCTCGGACTGAAAGACGCCGGCGTCAAGGACGTGCTGATCGTCGTGAAGTACCTTGGCGAGAAGATCGCGGAATACTTCGGCGACGGGTCTAAGCTCGGCATGCGAGTCTCGTACGTAGAGCAGACCGGTCCGATGGGGACCGGAAGCGCGCTTCTCTCGGCCGAGCCATGGGTAGGCGACGAGCCGTTTATGCTCCTCTGGGGCGACGTGTTGATGGAATCGCACAACTACCGTCGCCTGCGGGAGTTGTACGCTCGATATCCATGCGATCTCATCAGCAGCCTGAACTGGATGGACGACCCCTGCGCCGGGTCATCCAACGAGGTGGAGGGCGACCGGATCGTGCGGATCGTCGAGAAGCCGGCGCCGGGAACCGCGAAGTCGAACTGGAACCAGGCCGGCCTCTTCGTCTGCACAACCGCCGTGATCGAGGCGATGAAGGTGTGCGGACTCTCCCCACGCGGTGAGATCGAGTTCACGGCCGGCGTGGAACTCCTGCTGGGCCAGGGCAAGGACGTCCGCTGGATGCCGGTGCAGGGTTTCTGGTCAGATGTGGGGACGCCCGAGATCCTGGCTGCGCTCGAGGCGTCCGACCTAACCTGA
- a CDS encoding PHP domain-containing protein: protein MVDSECPKINVALHVHTLYSPCAETRPRDVEEYCRENKVDVLGVTDHDSISGALELQAVAPGLRVIVGEEIKTRQGEIVGLFLKHEIEPGLDAVETCELIKRQGGLVYVPHPFDPFKINRLKKPVLLELLDMVDIIEVYNAKLITPFFNISARRFAEKHCKVGAAGSDSHYLSAIDICVNEMDDFGTPEEFLRSLAKGRLVTRRSGVLRAWYVGLKNVVVGEGHHVKRFGRR, encoded by the coding sequence GTGGTCGATTCCGAGTGTCCGAAGATCAACGTAGCGCTCCATGTCCATACTCTCTACTCGCCGTGCGCCGAGACGCGCCCTCGCGACGTGGAGGAGTACTGCCGTGAGAACAAAGTGGATGTGCTGGGCGTCACCGATCATGACAGCATATCCGGCGCGCTCGAACTTCAGGCCGTAGCTCCGGGCCTTCGCGTTATCGTTGGCGAGGAGATCAAGACACGGCAGGGTGAGATCGTCGGCCTGTTTCTGAAGCACGAGATCGAACCGGGGCTTGACGCCGTCGAAACCTGCGAACTTATCAAGCGTCAGGGCGGCCTCGTCTACGTCCCGCATCCTTTCGACCCGTTCAAGATCAACCGCCTCAAGAAGCCCGTCCTGCTGGAACTGCTTGACATGGTGGACATAATCGAGGTGTATAACGCGAAGCTGATCACGCCGTTCTTCAACATCTCCGCCAGGCGCTTCGCGGAGAAGCACTGCAAGGTTGGGGCAGCCGGCAGCGATTCCCACTATCTGTCCGCCATTGACATCTGTGTGAACGAGATGGATGACTTCGGCACACCGGAGGAGTTCCTTCGCAGCCTCGCAAAGGGACGTCTGGTAACCAGGCGAAGCGGCGTGCTCAGGGCGTGGTACGTGGGTCTCAAGAACGTTGTGGTCGGCGAGGGCCACCACGTCAAACGCTTCGGCCGCCGCTGA
- a CDS encoding ABC transporter substrate-binding protein — protein sequence MPRFAYVPVLILLALIAGLFYSPGRQEADGKVVIHYWTGWTGDELATQKRIVERFNREHPNIEVKILSIAGSYQKVRIAFAGGSTPDVCSAVWADEFAGYAIRGVLTPLDDFMKETGYDPDNIVPGVRRMLTFRGRIYGLVATTNAHFIAYNKSIFRECGLDPDDPPDTIPELDHAAEKTTLYDNKGNFTRYGLRPTGLVWWAYVFGGQWYDEKTGRITANHPKNVEALRWMMSYAEKYDITKMETFEQTFGNRSTVSGPFFVGKTSMWPAGEWARTHIRRYAPDLEWGWFPAPAPPGGRKNACTVGGSVFVIPSACKHKREAWEFLQYICGHDAVKEFCLDISNMAPLKSVAAEPEFANDPLYSFAMTLAGGENAFGPPPVPIWPRYASEIARAEDYALHGHRDPKALLDDVTLRMQKELNQTLKEFDGN from the coding sequence ATGCCCAGATTCGCCTATGTTCCTGTCCTTATACTACTTGCCCTGATCGCGGGGCTGTTCTACAGTCCAGGCCGGCAGGAGGCCGACGGGAAGGTCGTCATCCACTACTGGACCGGCTGGACAGGCGACGAACTCGCGACTCAGAAGCGGATCGTCGAGCGCTTCAACCGCGAGCACCCGAACATCGAGGTCAAGATTCTCAGCATCGCCGGCTCCTACCAGAAGGTACGGATCGCCTTCGCCGGGGGGAGCACGCCGGACGTCTGCTCGGCGGTCTGGGCGGATGAGTTCGCCGGGTATGCGATCCGCGGGGTGCTGACGCCGCTGGACGACTTCATGAAGGAGACCGGCTACGACCCTGACAACATTGTGCCGGGCGTCCGCCGGATGCTGACTTTCCGAGGTAGGATCTACGGCCTCGTCGCCACGACGAACGCCCATTTCATCGCCTACAACAAGAGCATCTTCCGCGAGTGCGGCCTCGATCCCGATGACCCGCCGGATACCATCCCGGAACTCGACCACGCCGCCGAGAAGACGACGCTCTACGACAATAAGGGCAACTTCACGCGGTACGGCCTGCGCCCGACCGGTCTGGTCTGGTGGGCCTACGTCTTCGGCGGGCAGTGGTACGATGAGAAGACCGGCAGGATCACCGCGAACCACCCGAAGAACGTAGAGGCGCTCAGATGGATGATGTCGTACGCGGAGAAGTATGATATCACAAAGATGGAGACCTTCGAGCAGACGTTCGGCAACCGAAGCACGGTGAGCGGACCGTTCTTCGTGGGCAAGACATCAATGTGGCCGGCGGGCGAATGGGCGCGCACCCACATCCGGCGGTACGCGCCCGACTTGGAGTGGGGATGGTTCCCCGCCCCGGCGCCCCCGGGGGGCAGGAAGAACGCGTGCACCGTCGGCGGAAGCGTCTTCGTGATCCCGTCGGCGTGCAAGCACAAGAGGGAGGCTTGGGAATTCCTGCAGTACATCTGCGGCCACGATGCCGTCAAGGAGTTCTGTCTCGACATTTCTAACATGGCGCCGCTCAAGTCGGTAGCCGCCGAGCCGGAGTTCGCCAACGATCCGCTCTACAGCTTCGCCATGACGCTCGCCGGCGGTGAGAACGCGTTCGGACCGCCTCCGGTGCCGATCTGGCCGAGGTACGCCTCGGAGATCGCTCGCGCCGAAGACTACGCGCTCCACGGCCACCGCGACCCGAAGGCGCTGCTCGACGATGTGACGCTTCGGATGCAGAAGGAACTGAACCAGACGCTTAAGGAGTTCGACGGCAACTGA
- a CDS encoding glycerophosphodiester phosphodiesterase, producing the protein MHDFISFYALPIILIAALCAVTRGRSSTEHDDPRAPLVIAHRGASAYAPENTLAAFRKAADMGFDLIENDVRISSDGVIVVSHDKSLDRCTEGTGEISDLTLAEIKAPSAGAWFGPEYAEEKIPTLQEALEAIPGNAGYCIELKVSGIAEKVVRLVEEAGQVERTVIFAFDGANGAAVKEANPRLPFLYLVAAQPEDRIARIPDFVANALDFHADMIGVNQGGLSPELVKASKRRGIRVWVWTVDDFERAKECVLMGVDGIISNKPDVARAAVEAVYG; encoded by the coding sequence ATGCACGATTTCATCTCATTCTACGCTCTGCCCATCATTCTTATCGCCGCCCTGTGCGCTGTGACACGCGGAAGATCCTCGACGGAGCACGACGATCCGAGAGCGCCGCTGGTCATCGCCCACCGGGGGGCATCGGCATACGCCCCCGAGAACACGCTCGCCGCTTTCCGAAAAGCGGCCGACATGGGTTTCGACCTCATCGAGAACGATGTGCGCATCTCCAGTGACGGCGTGATAGTCGTCTCGCACGACAAATCGCTCGATCGTTGCACCGAGGGGACAGGCGAGATATCGGATCTTACGCTGGCAGAGATCAAGGCTCCCAGCGCGGGCGCGTGGTTCGGCCCCGAGTACGCAGAGGAGAAGATACCGACTCTTCAGGAGGCGCTCGAAGCAATTCCCGGCAACGCGGGATACTGCATCGAGCTGAAGGTAAGCGGCATCGCGGAGAAAGTCGTCCGCCTGGTTGAGGAAGCCGGACAGGTTGAACGTACCGTGATATTCGCGTTCGACGGCGCGAACGGTGCCGCGGTGAAGGAGGCAAACCCGAGACTGCCGTTCCTGTACCTGGTTGCCGCCCAGCCCGAGGACAGAATCGCGCGGATTCCCGACTTCGTTGCCAACGCTCTCGACTTCCACGCGGATATGATCGGGGTCAACCAGGGCGGGTTGAGCCCCGAGTTGGTCAAGGCGTCGAAGCGCAGAGGGATCAGGGTCTGGGTGTGGACGGTCGATGACTTCGAACGAGCGAAGGAGTGCGTCCTGATGGGCGTTGACGGGATTATCAGCAACAAGCCGGACGTCGCGCGTGCCGCAGTGGAAGCAGTCTACGGATAA
- a CDS encoding radical SAM protein: MIEPSYRELHRTGEFHERVEEAYRLMSPECGLCPRNCCADRVSGQLGACRTGPNPVVASYGAHFGEEPPLVGRNGSGTIFFGGCSLSCVFCQNCEISQGNAGREVGIEDLADMMLSLARQGCHNINLVTPTHQLPVILAALEIAAIAGLDIPIVYNCGGYEPVQALAILEGIVDIYMPDAKYGNNEIGLELSGVPDYWERSREALREMHRQVGDLHLDERGIAEYGFIVRHLVLPDNLAGTREVMHFLAAEISRDTYVNVMDQYRPAFEAVGRPDIGRPVTDEEFDKAMRTAREEGLRRFAG; this comes from the coding sequence ATGATCGAACCTTCCTATCGAGAACTGCACAGGACCGGTGAGTTCCACGAGCGCGTGGAAGAGGCCTACCGGCTGATGTCCCCGGAATGCGGACTCTGTCCACGAAACTGCTGTGCGGACAGGGTCTCGGGACAGCTTGGCGCATGTCGAACCGGGCCGAATCCCGTTGTCGCCAGCTACGGCGCGCACTTCGGCGAGGAGCCCCCTCTCGTCGGCCGGAACGGCTCCGGGACGATCTTCTTCGGCGGATGCAGTCTGTCCTGCGTCTTCTGCCAGAACTGCGAGATCAGCCAAGGTAATGCCGGCCGCGAAGTGGGCATCGAGGACCTCGCCGACATGATGCTCTCCCTCGCCCGCCAGGGGTGCCACAACATCAACCTTGTGACGCCGACCCACCAGCTGCCGGTCATCCTCGCAGCGCTGGAGATCGCCGCCATCGCGGGACTCGACATCCCGATCGTCTACAATTGCGGCGGATACGAGCCGGTGCAGGCGCTGGCGATTCTCGAAGGTATCGTCGACATCTACATGCCCGACGCCAAGTACGGAAACAACGAGATCGGCTTGGAGCTTTCCGGCGTTCCGGACTATTGGGAGCGCAGCCGCGAGGCGCTACGGGAGATGCATCGGCAAGTCGGCGATCTCCACCTCGACGAGCGTGGAATCGCGGAGTACGGATTTATTGTGCGGCACCTGGTACTCCCCGATAACCTCGCAGGCACGCGGGAGGTCATGCATTTCCTGGCGGCCGAGATCAGCAGAGATACATACGTCAACGTGATGGACCAGTACCGGCCTGCGTTCGAGGCTGTCGGACGGCCGGACATCGGCCGCCCGGTCACCGATGAGGAGTTCGATAAAGCCATGCGCACTGCCCGGGAAGAAGGTCTGCGCCGCTTCGCCGGGTAA
- a CDS encoding family 10 glycosylhydrolase: protein MTHRSPVTGYLVLFLAFMSLVTPVLARSDVLSWPVEIRGVWMDRKSIPTTEQGIREMIRSYARAGINLVHPEVIFNGYSSYPSTYLPQKDLYPGVDMLGILLEEAHRHGIEVHPWVWVFRTGNKDDMGGILARHPEWAMQDSKGGEQSESGSYWLSPSVPAVRRLLLNAYVELVEKYDVDGLQLDYVRYPTPDQGYEPYARSRFMAAYGVDPVEIQPFTQAAADWHQWREDRIDSFVALVARELRRVRPSLMVTAAVASFPEQARKNHLQNWAHWAANKWVDYLAPMDYTANNLNFALRVSDSRDKLGETTLLAPGIGIYMHKSPQTMLEQIAIAREAPVNGFTIFATAYLKEVHLRLLREGPTAARADLPFRSPADKARLLLEYAERTPEGSDAARGAARNLESYASYMRREVGYVAPTPAPVPVIEGIAPLPCAQIPLMSSAPVIDGKLDDAVWQNASVIHLDYSSSGGTASQPTEVRLAYDRSNLYVSYLCAEPDTKDIKAEVRNRDGHVFFEDSADIFVSADPESADYYQFALNTLGVKYEAKGYETAFSPGWQAGTTVGPGSWTAEIAIPFADIGSDTPALGAVWRANFCRNRFTADPKGQNMCWSPTYGSFHTPIRFGKIVFSGEVK from the coding sequence TTGACGCACCGATCACCGGTTACCGGCTACTTGGTATTGTTTCTGGCATTCATGAGCCTGGTAACGCCCGTCCTCGCCCGAAGCGACGTCCTCTCGTGGCCGGTCGAGATTCGCGGGGTGTGGATGGACCGGAAAAGCATTCCCACGACCGAGCAGGGCATCCGGGAGATGATCCGATCCTACGCCCGAGCAGGAATCAACCTCGTCCATCCCGAGGTGATCTTCAACGGCTACTCGTCCTACCCGAGCACATATCTTCCTCAGAAGGACCTCTACCCCGGGGTTGATATGCTCGGCATCTTGCTGGAAGAGGCTCACAGGCACGGCATTGAGGTGCACCCGTGGGTATGGGTGTTCCGTACCGGCAACAAGGACGACATGGGCGGCATTCTCGCGCGGCATCCCGAGTGGGCTATGCAGGACAGCAAGGGCGGCGAGCAGTCGGAGAGCGGGAGCTACTGGCTCTCTCCATCCGTTCCGGCGGTCCGCCGACTGCTCCTTAACGCCTATGTCGAACTCGTCGAGAAGTATGACGTAGACGGCCTACAGCTCGACTACGTGCGCTATCCGACGCCCGATCAAGGCTATGAGCCGTACGCGCGCTCGAGATTCATGGCGGCATACGGCGTTGACCCGGTGGAGATACAGCCGTTCACACAGGCCGCCGCGGACTGGCACCAGTGGCGCGAGGATCGTATAGACTCTTTTGTCGCGCTGGTCGCCCGCGAGCTGCGGAGAGTCCGCCCAAGCCTGATGGTGACGGCTGCGGTGGCATCGTTTCCGGAACAGGCGCGCAAGAATCATCTCCAGAACTGGGCTCACTGGGCCGCGAACAAGTGGGTGGACTACCTAGCGCCGATGGACTACACGGCCAACAACTTGAACTTCGCGCTCAGGGTATCGGATTCACGCGACAAACTCGGCGAGACGACGCTGCTTGCGCCTGGAATCGGCATCTACATGCACAAGAGTCCTCAGACGATGCTGGAGCAGATCGCCATCGCGCGGGAAGCACCGGTTAACGGCTTCACGATCTTCGCCACCGCCTACCTCAAGGAAGTGCATCTGCGGTTGCTGCGAGAAGGGCCGACGGCGGCAAGGGCCGATCTGCCGTTCAGAAGCCCCGCGGACAAGGCGCGACTGCTCCTTGAATACGCGGAGAGGACTCCTGAAGGATCGGACGCCGCGCGCGGCGCCGCCAGAAACCTTGAGTCCTACGCATCCTACATGAGACGGGAGGTCGGCTACGTCGCACCGACTCCGGCGCCCGTGCCCGTCATCGAAGGGATCGCTCCGCTTCCATGCGCGCAGATCCCACTCATGTCTTCGGCACCGGTCATTGACGGGAAGCTCGACGATGCGGTCTGGCAGAATGCATCCGTCATACACCTCGACTACTCGTCCAGCGGCGGCACGGCTTCACAACCTACGGAAGTGCGACTGGCCTACGATCGGTCGAACCTGTACGTCAGTTACCTGTGCGCCGAACCCGACACCAAAGACATCAAGGCCGAGGTACGCAATCGTGACGGCCACGTGTTTTTTGAGGATTCCGCAGACATCTTCGTCAGCGCGGATCCGGAATCCGCCGACTACTATCAGTTCGCGCTGAATACCCTTGGCGTGAAGTACGAAGCGAAGGGGTATGAGACTGCCTTCAGCCCGGGATGGCAGGCCGGCACGACTGTGGGACCTGGCAGTTGGACGGCGGAGATCGCAATCCCGTTCGCCGACATCGGATCGGATACTCCGGCTCTGGGGGCCGTCTGGCGGGCGAACTTCTGCCGGAATCGGTTCACCGCCGATCCGAAGGGGCAAAACATGTGCTGGTCGCCGACCTACGGCTCGTTCCACACGCCGATTCGGTTCGGCAAGATCGTGTTCTCCGGAGAGGTTAAGTAA